The following are encoded together in the Cynocephalus volans isolate mCynVol1 chromosome 4, mCynVol1.pri, whole genome shotgun sequence genome:
- the LOC134375812 gene encoding olfactory receptor 51I2, giving the protein MGLFNVTQPASFFLTGIPGLESSHFWLAGPLCVKYAMALGGNTVILQAVRVETRLHKPMYYFLSMLSFSDVAMSVATLPTVLRTFCLNARSIAFDACLIQMFLIHSFSMMESGILLAMSFDRYVAICDPLHYATVLTTEVIAGMGLAVIARSFITLFPLPFLIKRLPICRSNVLSHSYCLHPDMMKLACADTTINSIYGLFVLVSTFGMDLFFIFFSYMLILRSVLTIASRGERLKALNTCISHILAALAFYMPMIGVSTVHRFGKHAPRYTHVLMSNVYLFVPPVLNPLIYSAKTREIRRAIVRMFCYIRM; this is encoded by the coding sequence ATGGGGTTGTTCAATGTCACTCAGCCTGCTTCCTTCTTCCTGACTGGTATCCCTGGTCTGGAGAGCTCTCACTTCTGGCTGGCAGGGCCCCTCTGTGTGAAGTATGCTATGGCCCTTGGGGGAAACACAGTGATCCTGCAAGCTGTACGAGTGGAGACCAGACTCCACAAGCCCATGTACTACTTCCTGTCCATGTTGTCCTTCAGTGATGTGGCCATGTCCGTGGCCACACTGCCCACAGTACTCAGAACCTTCTGCCTCAATGCCCGCAGCATTGCTTTTGATGCCTGCCTAATCCAGATGTTTCTCATTCACTCCTTCTCCATGATGGAGTCAGGTATTCTGCTGGCCATGAGCTTTGACCGCTATGTGGCTATTTGTGATCCCTTGCACTACGCCACTGTGCTCACCACTGAAGTCATTGCTGGGATGGGTTTAGCAGTGATAGCTCGGAGTTTCATCACCCTCTTCCCGCTTCCCTTCCTCATCAAGAGGCTGCCTATCTGCAGATCTAATGTTCTTTCCCACTCCTACTGCCTGCACCCAGACATGATGAAGCTTGCCTGTGCTGATACCACTATCAACAGCATCTATGGACTTTTTGTTCTTGTATCTACCTTTGGCATGGACCTGTTTTTTATCTTCTTCTCCTATATGCTTATTCTGCGTTCTGTCCTGACCATTGCTTCCCGAGGGGAACGCCTCAAAGCTCTTAACACGTGTATTTCACATATCCTGGCTGCTCTTGCATTTTACATGCCAATGATTGGGGTCTCCACAGTGCACCGCTTTGGAAAGCATGCCCCACGCTACACACATGTCCTCATGTCCAATGTCTACCTCTTTGTGCCTCCTGTGCTCAATCCTCTCATTTATAGCGCCAAGACAAGGGAGATCCGTCGAGCCATTGTCCGCATGTTTTGCTACATCAGAATGTGA